The Candidatus Rokuibacteriota bacterium DNA segment CGAAGATCCGAAACGGCTGGCGCCGCAGCCGAAGGCTTGTCCGGGCGGACCGCAGAGGTTATAGTACTGTCGTGCCGATCCAGATCCGGTTTTCGCCGAGCCCCCGGGACGCCTCGGCGGGCCCGCCCGCCCCGATGACCGTGGACGAACTCCTCGCGCGCTTCCCGGAGGTGCCGCGGGAACTCCGTGACGAGCCGGTTCTCACCGAATACGTGACGGCCCTCGGTCCCCTCCTGCGCATGGCCCACAAGCCGTCAGCCTGCATGCGCGACAGCAAGGACCATCCGCACCTGTTCTACGTGCGGCTCGTCAACGACCTCGCGATCTACGGGATCGGCCTCGCCAGGCGGGACCGAACCCTCGCCCGCCTCCGCGCCACCCTCGAGGAGTACCGGAAGCAGCCCGCCACCTTCGGCTGTAGCCTCATCCTGCGCCAGGAGCCCGGGACGCCGCGGTCCGGTTGCGCCTGAACCCGGCGCGCGCCGGCTATCCCGCCGACTCCTCCGCGTCGTCCTCGAGCCGGGCCAGCAGCGCAGCCACGCTCGGGTCCCCGGCGGGCGGCCGCCAGTCCACGTGGACCACCGGCACCCCGTCGGTTTCCAGCTCGCGCGCGAACAGCTCGAGTCCCAGGTTGATCACGCGGAGCGGCTGACCCAGCAACTGTTCGACACTCATCGCGCGTCTCCGAGAAGCTCGGCTTCGAGGCTCGGGTTCAGCGCCAGCGCGGCAAAGCGGGCCGCCTGGGCGTTCGACGGGACCATCTCCGCACCGGCCGCTTCCAGGGCCCCAACCTGAGCGCCCAACCCCTGGGGGTCGCGCTCCGTGCCCACGACGGACGCGACCACCAGCAGCGAGCGGCCGTCGGCCGCGGCCGCCCGCCGGGCGTCCTCGATCGCGGCGGCGAGCGGGCGCGCCGGATCAGCGTGAACGCCGCGCCCGAGGACCAGGTCCACGAGCACGACACCGACGCCGGCTGACCGCCCGGCCTCCCGCACTCTCGCCGCGCGCCCCTCGGGATCGAGCATCGGGTGGAGGCGGCCCACGGTGAACTCGTCGGCGCCGAGATCCAGGATCCGATGCGGTCCGGCCTCGCCCCCGGCGCCGACATTGGAGGCGATCGGGCCGAGCAGGGGCTCCAGAAGGAGCCTGGCCTCGTGGGCCAGCGTCCCGCCCGTATAGAGGCCGAGGAGGCCGGCGCCCCGCCGGGTCGTGTCGGCGCGGAGCCGCGCCAGCCGCGTGCGGACGGCGACCGGATCGCTGAAGGCCCGCGGGGCCCAGGACCGTCCGTCGAGGAGTGCAACGGCGGCGTCCGCCGCGTCCTCGAGCGTCGTCACCCACCGGGCCGAGCCGTCGCCGCGGGCGGCGGCGCCGAGACAGGAGACGACGATGGGCTTGCCGACCTTCCGGATCGTCGCCTCGAGTCCCGGCAGCACGCTGGCGGCCGGCGGCTTCGAGATCAGGATGACCGCCTCGGTCGTCGGGTCCGCGGCCAGCGCCTCCAGCGCGAGCTTCGTCATCGCGCCGTCCACCTCGGCCGAGAGGTCCCGGCCGCCGACCCCGATCCCGTGCGACACCCCTTCGCCGAGCGCCGCGAGGCGCGAGGCCACGGCCTGAAGTCCTGTGCCCGAGGCCGCCACGCACCCGACGCGGCCGCGCGCCACCACGTTGGCGAAGCCGAGGCCCACCCCGTTCAGGTACGCCGTGCCGCAGTCCGGGCCCATGCACAGGAGCCGGCGGCGCACCGCCACCTGCTTGAGCTCGACCTCGTCTGCCAGCGAGACGTTGTCGCTGAAGAGGAAGACGTGGAGGCCGCGCCGGAGGCCACGCATCGCCTCGAACTTGGCGTAGGCGCCGGGGACCGAGATGCTCACGAGGTTGGCGTCGGGAAGCTGGCGGAGGGCCGACTCGAGTGTCCGGGGCAGGATCCGCCCCGTCGCCTCGCGCTCCCGCCGGCGCGCGTCGAAGAGCCCCTTCGCCGCGTCGAGCGCGGCTTGAGCCTCGGCGTCGGTGCTCGCGGCGACCGCGAGGACCAGGTCGCCGGGGGTCGCGGCCTTGGTCTCGGGTGTCGCGAGGCCCGCCGCGGCCAGCAGCTCATGGTTCGCCGGCGTCCCCATGAGGACCGCGGCCTCGCGGACGCCGGGCAACGCGCGGAGCGACTCCGCGATGCGCATCAGGATCATCGAGTCCTGGTAGTAGGAACGCCAGACGACCGCCCTGACCGCCACCGCTACTCCCCTCCGTCGACCGAGGCCGTCAATGGCTCAGGCGGCATAGCGCTTCCCGAAGGCGACCAGCGCGTTGACAAACGGTTCCAGCGGCGGGGTCGAGATCCCCGCGCCGATCATCCGCCCCGCCTCCCGGTGTGCGATGGCGGTATTGATGGGGGGAACGATGCCGGCCTGGACCACCTTTCGGATGTCGATGCCGGTCGGCGTCCCCTGGCCATTCAGCGGCGCCAGGGCGAAGCGCGGGTTGGACCCGACGCAGATCTCGGCCATGCTCCGCGTCGTGCTGACGGCCTCCGCGAACGACTTGGCCCCGACGATCCGCTGGACCGCCGGCGAGGCGGCCATCGCCATGCCGCCCAGGCCGCACGTCTCCATGATCGCCGAGTCGCCGATGTCGCGGTTGGCGTCCCCGGCCGCGAACCCGGGAAAGTAGAGGCCGGCCACCACGCTCGCGGGACCCGTGAACCACTCGTCCCCGAGCCCCGCGACCCGGATCCCGAACTCCACGCCGTTCCGCGCCATCGTCGAGACCACCGTGGAGCCGGCGATCCCCTCGATGGAGAGCGCCGCGGCCTTGGCGGCGCACATCGCCCAGCCGAGGAAGAACTGGTCATTGTCGCGCGTCAGGAAGCGCATGATCGCCTCGAGGCGCGCCGCGTCCGGGACCGCGGCCACCAGGGGCGCGGCCAGGGCGCGGGCCAGGAGGCCCGTGGCGGCGGCGTTGCGCATGTGCATCTCGTCGCCCATGCTGAGCGCCTGGGCCATGAGGCTCGCCAGGTCCACGGGGCCTTCGCGTTCCAGCACAGCCTCGAAGGCGGGCGCCACGATGTCGCGGATCCACGCGAGGCCGGCCAGCGTCTCTCGCCCGTGGGCCCCGAACCTGAGCTGATGCCCCCACGGGCCGTCGGCGATGAAGGTGTACGCCGCCGTCCCGTTCACCGGGTCCTCGACGACGATGACCGGAGTACTCGGGGAGATGACCCCCGCCATGGGGCCGACCGCACCGCGCGAGTGGCACGGGTCGAACCGGATCTCCCCGGAGGCGGCCAGCCGTTCGGCATCGGCCGGGGTGGCCGCCCACCCTTCGTAGAGCACCGCCCCGATCACGGCGCCCCGCATGGGCCCGCACATGCGCTCCCACTCAATCGGCGGCCCGGCGTGGAGCAGCGCCTGTCCGCCGAGCCCCATCGCGTCACGCGCCAGCCGGACCGCGGTCCACATGGGCCGGGCGCGGCACAGGCGCTCGAGCGCCTCGCGATTCGCCGCTTCGATGCTCAGCGCCATTCCGTCCTCCGAGGCCGCGGTCACCCGGCTCAGCCCGCCGCGGGACCGCGCATCGC contains these protein-coding regions:
- the fdrA gene encoding acyl-CoA synthetase FdrA — protein: MAVRAVVWRSYYQDSMILMRIAESLRALPGVREAAVLMGTPANHELLAAAGLATPETKAATPGDLVLAVAASTDAEAQAALDAAKGLFDARRREREATGRILPRTLESALRQLPDANLVSISVPGAYAKFEAMRGLRRGLHVFLFSDNVSLADEVELKQVAVRRRLLCMGPDCGTAYLNGVGLGFANVVARGRVGCVAASGTGLQAVASRLAALGEGVSHGIGVGGRDLSAEVDGAMTKLALEALAADPTTEAVILISKPPAASVLPGLEATIRKVGKPIVVSCLGAAARGDGSARWVTTLEDAADAAVALLDGRSWAPRAFSDPVAVRTRLARLRADTTRRGAGLLGLYTGGTLAHEARLLLEPLLGPIASNVGAGGEAGPHRILDLGADEFTVGRLHPMLDPEGRAARVREAGRSAGVGVVLVDLVLGRGVHADPARPLAAAIEDARRAAAADGRSLLVVASVVGTERDPQGLGAQVGALEAAGAEMVPSNAQAARFAALALNPSLEAELLGDAR
- a CDS encoding fdrA domain protein, which produces MSVEQLLGQPLRVINLGLELFARELETDGVPVVHVDWRPPAGDPSVAALLARLEDDAEESAG
- a CDS encoding DUF1116 domain-containing protein; this translates as MALSIEAANREALERLCRARPMWTAVRLARDAMGLGGQALLHAGPPIEWERMCGPMRGAVIGAVLYEGWAATPADAERLAASGEIRFDPCHSRGAVGPMAGVISPSTPVIVVEDPVNGTAAYTFIADGPWGHQLRFGAHGRETLAGLAWIRDIVAPAFEAVLEREGPVDLASLMAQALSMGDEMHMRNAAATGLLARALAAPLVAAVPDAARLEAIMRFLTRDNDQFFLGWAMCAAKAAALSIEGIAGSTVVSTMARNGVEFGIRVAGLGDEWFTGPASVVAGLYFPGFAAGDANRDIGDSAIMETCGLGGMAMAASPAVQRIVGAKSFAEAVSTTRSMAEICVGSNPRFALAPLNGQGTPTGIDIRKVVQAGIVPPINTAIAHREAGRMIGAGISTPPLEPFVNALVAFGKRYAA